The Streptomyces sp. NBC_01317 genomic interval CGCCGCGGGCGGCACCGCCGCCGGGTCGATCGCCGAGGCGGTCGGGGACGCCGACGTCGTGATCACCATGGTCCCGGCCTCGCCGCAGGTGGAGGCCATCGCGTACGGCGAGGCCGGCATCCTGGCGCACGCCAGGCGGGGCGCGCTGCTGATCGACATGTCCTCGATCACCCCGCAGACCTCGGTCGACCTGGCCAAGAACGCCGCGGACGTCGGGGTACGGGTGCTCGACGCGCCGGTCTCCGGCGGGGAGGCGGGGGCGATCGAGGCGGTCCTGTCCATCATGGTCGGCGGCGAACAGGCCGACTTCGACGAGGCCAGGCCCGTACTGGAAGCCCTCGGCAAGACCATCGTGCTGTGCGGTCCGCACGGTTCGGGGCAGACGGTGAAGGCCGCCAACCAGCTGATCGTGGCGGTCAACATCCAGGCGTGCGCCGAGGCCGTGGTCTTCCTGGAGAAGTCCGGGGTGGACCTGGCCGCCGCGCTGGACGTCCTCAACGGCGGCCTGGCCGGCTCGACCGTACTGACGCGGAAGAAGGACAACTTCCTCAACCGCGACTTCAAGCCCGGCTTCCGCATCGATCTGCACCACAAGGACATGGGCATCGTCACCGACGCCGCCCGCAACGTCGGTGCGGCGCTGCCCGTCGGGGCCGTCGTGGCCCAACTCGTCGCCTCCCTGCGCGCGCAGGGCGACGGCGGCCTCGACCACTCCGCCCTCCTGCGCTCCGTGGAGCGCCTCTCCGGTGACCAGGTGTGAACTCCC includes:
- a CDS encoding 2-hydroxy-3-oxopropionate reductase, producing the protein MSNLPKIAWIGLGIMGSPMSENLIKAGYSVTGFTLEQDKLDRLAAAGGTAAGSIAEAVGDADVVITMVPASPQVEAIAYGEAGILAHARRGALLIDMSSITPQTSVDLAKNAADVGVRVLDAPVSGGEAGAIEAVLSIMVGGEQADFDEARPVLEALGKTIVLCGPHGSGQTVKAANQLIVAVNIQACAEAVVFLEKSGVDLAAALDVLNGGLAGSTVLTRKKDNFLNRDFKPGFRIDLHHKDMGIVTDAARNVGAALPVGAVVAQLVASLRAQGDGGLDHSALLRSVERLSGDQV